In Ruania zhangjianzhongii, the following proteins share a genomic window:
- a CDS encoding DUF881 domain-containing protein, translated as MRSQQAPGALRTATGRRVDASMTLLNEVIERPLDPGYAAAAEDRRTGRAKRPTVAGRALQFALAVVLGLVCVWAARELRVPTGGVTSASSVLADELRERSAVGDDLLAENEQLRAEITELQGALLGPEAQALLEETATLAIWAGTAAVHGPGVQVTMEDSERAAQGEPGTENERVRDGDVQIVVNGLWAAGAEAIAVNGHRLTSRTAIRTAGDAILVDLQPLVSPYVISAIGDPDEMRTEFARTTAAAALNLLASQYSIASTIQTAEDLQLPGGSGAALRYVTESS; from the coding sequence ATGAGGTCGCAGCAGGCGCCGGGCGCGCTCCGGACCGCGACCGGCCGGCGGGTGGATGCCTCGATGACCCTGCTGAACGAGGTGATCGAGCGTCCCCTGGACCCGGGGTACGCGGCCGCGGCCGAGGACCGGCGAACCGGCCGAGCCAAACGACCGACGGTGGCCGGTCGGGCGCTGCAGTTCGCTCTGGCGGTGGTGCTCGGGCTCGTCTGCGTGTGGGCCGCTCGTGAGCTGCGGGTGCCCACCGGGGGAGTGACCAGTGCCTCCAGCGTGCTCGCTGATGAGCTGCGGGAGCGCTCCGCTGTGGGTGATGACCTGCTCGCCGAGAACGAGCAGCTGCGGGCCGAGATCACCGAGCTGCAGGGCGCGCTGCTCGGGCCGGAGGCGCAGGCACTGCTGGAAGAGACCGCGACGCTGGCCATCTGGGCCGGGACGGCGGCGGTACACGGGCCCGGTGTGCAGGTGACCATGGAGGACTCCGAACGCGCGGCCCAGGGCGAACCGGGCACGGAGAACGAACGCGTCCGTGACGGTGACGTCCAGATCGTGGTGAACGGGCTCTGGGCGGCCGGCGCCGAGGCGATCGCCGTCAATGGTCACCGACTCACCTCCCGCACGGCGATCCGCACGGCGGGCGATGCGATCCTGGTCGACCTGCAGCCGCTGGTCTCGCCGTACGTGATCTCAGCGATCGGTGATCCGGACGAGATGCGCACGGAGTTCGCCCGTACCACTGCGGCCGCTGCGCTGAACCTGCTCGCTTCGCAGTACTCGATCGCCTCGACGATCCAGACCGCCGAGGATCTGCAGCTGCCCGGCGGGTCGGGGGC
- a CDS encoding CDP-alcohol phosphatidyltransferase family protein — protein MSSSPDPDPDGPAAEPVSDRVLTVPNVISLIRLLLVPVVGVLIVQGHLVAAFVVLIGAGASDWLDGVIARRFNQTSKLGRLLDPFADRLFIFVTIVGLAYQEIIPWWLVAAIVAREVAVGASLPYMMRRGYTGFPVHVAGKAGTFALMYAFPLLLLAHIDGAVGTIAWITGWAAALWGVYLYWAAGLIYLNQFRQVVAWHRRRLGTGGTGSTA, from the coding sequence GCCGCCGAACCGGTCAGCGATCGTGTGCTCACCGTCCCGAACGTCATCTCCCTGATCCGCCTCCTGCTGGTGCCGGTGGTGGGCGTGCTGATCGTGCAGGGTCATCTGGTGGCGGCGTTCGTCGTGCTGATCGGGGCCGGCGCCAGCGACTGGCTCGATGGCGTGATCGCGAGGCGGTTCAACCAGACGTCCAAGCTGGGCCGGCTCCTGGATCCGTTCGCGGACCGGTTGTTCATCTTCGTGACCATCGTCGGACTGGCCTACCAGGAGATCATTCCCTGGTGGCTGGTGGCGGCGATCGTGGCTCGTGAGGTGGCAGTCGGGGCGAGCCTGCCGTACATGATGCGGCGCGGTTATACCGGGTTTCCGGTGCACGTGGCCGGTAAGGCCGGTACGTTCGCGCTGATGTATGCCTTCCCGTTGTTGCTGCTTGCGCATATCGACGGCGCGGTGGGGACGATCGCCTGGATCACCGGTTGGGCCGCCGCCCTCTGGGGTGTGTACCTGTACTGGGCCGCTGGGCTGATCTACCTGAACCAGTTCCGCCAGGTGGTGGCGTGGCACAGGAGACGGCTGGGCACAGGGGGCACCGGGAGTACCGCATGA